A window of the Capricornis sumatraensis isolate serow.1 chromosome 9, serow.2, whole genome shotgun sequence genome harbors these coding sequences:
- the LOC138086665 gene encoding olfactory receptor 2T27-like has product MHSFLFSMVVVIYTLAMAGNAAMVLLIWADARLHTPMYFLLSQLSFLDIFFTSVTVPKMIAGYLFGWISISFGGCGAQMFFFMFLGAAECILLALMAYDRYVAICNPLRYPLLMSRQTCLLLVAASWLGGSLNASIQTALTLQFPYCGSRKIAHFFCEVPSLLRLACADTAAYEQVLFVTGVVVLLVPIAFITTSYALILAAVLRMHSVEGRKKALATCSSHLAVVNLFYGPLVYTYMLPASYHSPGQDDVVSVFYTVLTPMLNPVIYSLRNKEVTGAMKKVIGQCGVGRTV; this is encoded by the coding sequence ATGCACTCGTTCCTCTTCAGCATGGTGGTGGTCATCTACACACTCGCCATGGCCGGCAACGCTGCCATGGTCCTCCTGATCTGGGCAGATGCCCggctccacacccccatgtacttcctCCTCAGCCAGCTATCCTTCTTGGACATCTTCTTCACCTCAGTCACTGTCCCCAAGATGATAGCAGGCTACCTCTTTGGATGGATAAGCATCTCATTTGGAGGCTGTGGAGcacaaatgtttttcttcatgTTCCTGGGGGCTGCAGAGTGCATCCTGCTGGCCctcatggcctatgaccgctacgtggccatctgTAATCCTCTGCGCTACCCACTGCTCATGAGTCGCCAGACCTGCCTGCTCCTGGTGGCTGCCTCCTGGCTGGGAGGGTCACTCAACGCCTCCATCCAGACTGCGCTGACCCTGCAGTTCCCCTACTGCGGCTCACGGAAGATTGCACACTTCTTCTGCGAGGTGCCTTCACTATTGAGGTTGGCCTGTGCTGACACGGCTGCCTATGAGCAGGTGCTCTTTGTGACGGGTGTGGTGGTCCTCCTGGTGCCCATTGCCTTCATCACCACCTCCTATGCCTTAATCCTCGCAGCTGTGCTCCGGATGCACTCTGTGGAGGGGCGTAAGAAGGCCCTAGCCACCTGCTCCTCCCACTTGGCAGTCGTCAACCTCTTCTATGGGCCCCTTGTCTACACTTACATGTTACCTGCATCCTACCACTCTCCTGGCCAGGATGACGTAGTATCCGTCTTCTATACAGTCCTCACACCCATGCTGAATCCTGTCATCTACAGCCTCAGGAACAAGGAAGTAACAGGAGCAATGAAGAAGGTCATAGGGCAGTGTGGGGTAGGTAGGACTGTTTAA